Below is a genomic region from Micropterus dolomieu isolate WLL.071019.BEF.003 ecotype Adirondacks linkage group LG16, ASM2129224v1, whole genome shotgun sequence.
GCTGGGCGTCGGCGTGTGGCTGTCGGTGTCTCAGGGCAGCTTTGCCACCCTGTCGCCCTCCTTCCCGTCGATCTCCGCCGCCAACCTCATCATCACCCTCGGCAGCGTCGTCATGGTGACTGGTTTCCTGGGTTGCCTTGGAGCCATCAAAGAGAACAAGTGCctgctgctgagtgtgtgtataCTACCCATCATCCATCactagtgtttttattttatatcagtTTTAGTTTGAGTATTCTTTAGTCATGTTGTGTTGGAATTTTTAATGTTTGAGCAACGTGACTTAGGAGGAgtgtaacatttcaacattatatTGTGAAACTTTGCTACAGGTATTATTGTACTGGTAATAAGACAAAAGTCAAGATCCACTGCCAAACTTCATGTTTAATTTTCGCAATTTACTGCTCAGATGAAGTATAATTTTAACCAGGGAGCTCATATTTACAATGTTTTGCATCGACACAAATTTGAGTTTAGTGTATCATGCATGTTCGCGCTCATGTTGAAGCTTTATCTGAcacttttcttctttgtccaacgattttcttcagtttttcaTTGTTCTGTTGATCATCCTCTTGGCCGAACTTATCCTCCTCATCCTGTTCTTTGTCTACACTGACAAGGTAAGACTCGCTTATTAATGGTCCTCTCCTGCTGTGAGTGTGTGCCTATATATCCCATAATCCACCTCTTTACCCCTGTTTGCCCAGGTGAGTGAAAATGCCAGACAGGACCTGAAAGAAGGGTTGGTGCTATACAACACAGATAACAACGCCGGGCTGAGGGATGCATGGAACACCATACAGGGAGAGGTATATTACACATGAAAGGAAAGTCCCTTTAAAGGCTTGAAAAAGTACAGAGTAATATGGATGTAAAATTTAAGATAGCAAAACAATAAAGtcctgtatatattttaaagttatttcTTGCCATTTCATTTTATAATCCAACTTTAACTTTATTATCACCCTGTAATGCATTTTATAACCTCAGAGTTAAATTGTGTTTgttatgcagttttataaaattactgttttccttctttcctgCCTGTGCACTAGTGGCAATGTTGTGGAGTCAACAACCACAATGACTGGTACACTGCCCTGCATGACAACGTGGTTCCTGACCGCTGCTGCCAGCAGTTTTACCAGGGCTGTGGACGCAACACCTCCAATACGTTCTGGACGCGGGTCAGTTTGTGTGGTTATAAAGTCTTAAAATTGGTATTAAAGTTCTACTCTGTTTAGTTCTATTAACTCTAAAGGAATAGCtcagcattttgggaaatatgattATTTGCTTTCTGTTGATACCACTATCCTGTTTGTATGCTGtatatgaagctacagtcagcagGAGATTATCTGATTAGCTTAGCCTTGCATAAGACAAAGACGTGGAAGTGGGGGGAAACAGGTAGACTCACTGACTGTCGGCCTACTAGCACCTCTAAGTGACCTTTATGGGTGCCTATAGGGGGATTTTTCCCAGGGTAGCTCTATCCAGCAtttatgctgagctaaacaggctgctggctgtagatTAAAACTTACTCTATGGACACGAGTGGTATTGAttttctcatccaactctcagCAAGAGAGCCAATAAGCAGATTTCCAAAATGTGAAACGGTTCCTTTTAAACAAGGAGCTTGAATTATTTGTAACTGCCCTTTAGACCAACAGAAGTCTTTGTCACTGCAAGACAAAGACTATTGATGGTTTAAAGAGTGGGAATATATCACCAGAGGTGAGGGTGcagttattgtttgttttttattggtgAAGTTTGTGTCAGAACCAACATCTTTTCACCTGGTGTGCATTTACGACAGTCAGTGTCTGTGAAACTAAAAAGACACcacaagattaaaaaacaaacaagtcatGAAACATCACCTTTAAATCAgtgtgagtctgtgttttgttatttggtGTTAAACAAGACCTTAAGTCTATGCGGATTTCAAATGGTTAGACTAAACATaagcagaaaaatgtattttgtaaacTCTATAGTGAAACAATGAAAGCAAGAGTTGAATACCTTCTGATATTCAGTACTTTTTTCTCCCTTCCTAATTACGGTGTTTTCAGGGCTGCTATGATAAGGTAGAGGAGTGGCTGGATGACAACAAACATCTTCTGGGAACCATCGCCATGTGTGTGCTGGTCATACAGGTAAGCTACTCTTTATGTAGCACTTACACATAGTCTTAAACAGCACtagttcatttgtttttaatatgggTTTATTGTCGTTTTCCCAGCTCCTTGGTATGGCTTTCTCAATGACGCTTTACCAACAGATCCACCGAGCAGGGAAGAAGTATGAAGCCTGATGGGATTAACGGGGTCATACTGTCAATATTGGTTACATAAAATATCAGTCGGCCATATGTGTTACCCCTCACCTTTTGTTTATAGTAAAAATAAGCCAGTTATTGTGTTACACTGCAGTCTTTTATCTCACATTTTCATCTATCTACCATTTATTGTTGTGAATAGCAATTGAATtagttttcctttgttttgctttttaaaatcacattataATTTGTGATGAGGATTGGCCTCTGGTaatcagagcagagagaaaaaattgAGGAGAATAGTTTTGTTTGGTTGTTGAAAGCAAtacttaaaaatataatgtatggatccatttagatttttattaaaagcaTTGTGTACTAACATGTTCAATAAAAGCACTCTTTATAAAAGTTAGAATAATTTGTGGTAGTGTTTTGATTCAGGTGTTGTGATAATTACTGACTCGTGACTTTTGTTTTCTTCCACTCTTCATTTTTGGTATCTGCCTTCTCTCTGATTGTCAAACCCCAGCTCTTTGATTATACAGATAAAAACAGGGTGAGCATCTGGTCATTTCAAATGTCAACAAGGGTAAATCAGTTAACTCTTTGATCA
It encodes:
- the LOC123985089 gene encoding tetraspanin-9, with product MARGCICCVKYMLFLFNLLFWLGGCGLLGVGVWLSVSQGSFATLSPSFPSISAANLIITLGSVVMVTGFLGCLGAIKENKCLLLSFFIVLLIILLAELILLILFFVYTDKVSENARQDLKEGLVLYNTDNNAGLRDAWNTIQGEWQCCGVNNHNDWYTALHDNVVPDRCCQQFYQGCGRNTSNTFWTRGCYDKVEEWLDDNKHLLGTIAMCVLVIQLLGMAFSMTLYQQIHRAGKKYEA